A genomic region of Plasmodium malariae genome assembly, chromosome: 14 contains the following coding sequences:
- the PmUG01_14027000 gene encoding zinc finger protein, putative, which yields MNNRISRDLTENFIEKREIAKEEMDPRKDWLKRILMNNNSFDLKMFLRAGDFKKKEGDYCNSCKSSVNQIYYLNTNKLFCDVCEEIYCMYCVKSIDVMKDNQLKYIKVRLCKKCFIYINELKYIINPNLSIDKKAIDLVNTFNEISNRYTTICSNVSQLNGLILLCENNKEFLDNFKIEINKLVEIIQEDVDFLNTMKKKNNFLSDNNFIINKMGKNLLLYLKIIRNKIIPDAADVLSKTKELLYKKT from the coding sequence ATGAATAACAGAATAAGCCGGGACCTAACTGAGAATTTCATAGAAAAGAGAGAAATTGCAAAGGAGGAAATGGATCCACGAAAAGATTGGCTTAAGAGAATTTTGatgaataataattcatttgatttaaaaatgtttttaagaGCAGgagattttaaaaaaaaagaaggtgATTATTGTAATAGTTGTAAAAGTAGTGTAAATCAGATTTACTACTTAAACACAAACAAGTTATTTTGTGATGTATGTgaagaaatatattgtatgtaCTGTGTTAAAAGTATAGATGTAATGAAAGACAAtcagttaaaatatataaaagtaaggTTATGCAAAAAgtgctttatatatataaacgaattaaaatatattatcaatCCAAACTTATCAATTGATAAAAAAGCTATTGATTTAGTAAATACTTTTAACGAAATCTCTAACCGATACACAACAATTTGTAGTAATGTGTCTCAATTAAATGGACTCATATTACTatgtgaaaataataaagaatttttagacaattttaaaatagaaataaataaattagttGAAATAATTCAAGAGGATgttgattttttaaatactatgaaaaaaaaaaataatttcttatcagataataattttattattaataaaatgggaaaaaatttGCTACTGTATTTAAAgataataagaaataaaattataccaGATGCTGCCGATGTTTTAAGCAAAACAAAGGAATTGCTGTATAAAAAGACATAA
- the PmUG01_14027100 gene encoding conserved Plasmodium protein, unknown function, giving the protein MKRTKSKGEPSEPKKAKKNLEGNSKRKRDEINESCDVGKIEVDLSVDYKRKDKHIEYQDYREAKHDIVNKDEVNNSHLKREVGNSRLKERDKDSVHAYTTKNSNSRKNKKRKNSNNNDENKNDEDGKIDRDGKNKGDSKNNYSSKYNRSSGNLRSSGNLRSSGNLRSSGNLRSSGNLRSSGNLRSSGNLRSSGNLRSSGNLRSSGNLRSSGNLRSSGNNRSKNNRSSRYNRSSIDDSDSRNGKKASNPPRTRRRTKNGTSNDIQNEEYKKEGEMRKVSDANLLKRHENYKEMLSKYVNSHKNILHNSNSTNLKDKRAGDKKKRIRKRGVLKLEDLIIKEDKIQENKNNQRISKFYGGVRIKKVSTAVGKSDYITLTRNLNTNLKTVEYLDLIKLPEQEHLNNNLKSPDLDFIEKKKEKKEIEMYAPKWKYPLQMFDKFIFKNRNFDYNKWVPNCKTLCAIGLPFHLNEFYLLHTLIDMYYNNKNYDGVFDVMCTNEDNFLIYNNILELYTCMYENHNRYELLAANLGILKFEYLFGTQYCSAKNDMLPPYLYHIFKDFYRFNSFPIGGLGLIHFKNEKYAKDFCVTINNYTSHLYEKYIKLIPDINGLKVFLEATVYYQVPDSLFTQINYNELNIALSIIQKNMAGVIGIINELKNYYKQKNIWNLIFANIDLQEFYKKKIEPGNNMSDVNGKVSGNNHIGNNISKDNNCYDTTQELLKRIKELPFRDNIFPNFLVRIYNTYINRYLISNGFCLLGSPYLDEEAGQKVADFLKKFYLLDWFYNEKDETCYFYIFKPIINAFAVFRRLFNASISYSVCTLFLKLPFGLVPAMFIQANMNVGILHVYNGNIIPRMYQVQLNVNRADFSLLPFFTYDNYIRSFIGNQNINHNQPPFDVYSDSSAQRKNRNMGNYDEHNKAQVNYLTRVFNQRPNENIKSSNNKVEEIIKLRGDQTSGAHYVSPCVALFNNPNYMNKQVKDGINNSNFNCVPNNDIVNEGNSQRCMKRTDLSDLSGNVKNRESVHKGKNSENTIIIKSDARSNSNNSSVNNGFLNISNRNNNKRNNSKRNTSNCKTSNCNNSKRNNNNLKSGEREDESIIINEEKK; this is encoded by the coding sequence atgaaaagaacaaaaagcAAAGGAGAACCCAGTGAGCCTAAAAAAGCCAAAAAGAATCTTGAGGGAAactcaaaaagaaaaagagatgAAATTAATGAAAGTTGTGATGTAGGGAAAATTGAAGTTGATCTGTCAGTTGATTACAAGCGAAAAGATAAACATATTGAATATCAAGATTATAGGGAAGCAAAACATGATATTGTAAATAAGGATGAAGTGAATAATTCTCATTTGAAAAGAGAAGTTGGAAATTCAAGGTTGAAAGAAAGGGACAAAGATTCTGTGCATGCATATACTACGAAAAATTCAAACagtagaaaaaataagaagaggaaaaatagtaataataatgatgagaATAAAAATGACGAAGATGGTAAAATTGACAGAGACGGTAAAAATAAGGGggatagtaaaaataattacagcAGTAAATACAATCGTAGCAGTGGAAATCTCAGAAGCAGTGGAAATCTCAGAAGCAGTGGAAATCTCAGAAGCAGTGGAAATCTCAGAAGCAGTGGAAATCTCAGAAGCAGTGGAAATCTCAGAAGCAGTGGAAATCTCAGAAGCAGTGGAAATCTCAGAAGCAGTGGAAATCTCAGGAGCAGTGGAAATCTCAGGAGCAGTGGAAATCTCAGGAGCAGTGGAAATAACCGTAGTAAAAATAATCGGAGCAGCAGATATAATCGTAGTAGTATAGATGATAGCGACAGCAGAAATGGCAAAAAGGCTAGCAACCCACCCAGGACACGCAGAAGAACGAAGAATGGAACGTCTAATGACATTCAGAATGAAGAGTATAAGAAGGAAGGCGAAATGAGAAAAGTGAGTGATGCAAATTTGTTGAAGCGTCATGAGAATTATAAAGAAATGTTGAGTAAATATGTGAATTCGCATAAAAATATCTTACATAATTCAAATAGTACAAATTTGAAAGATAAAAGAGCGGGagataaaaagaagagaatTCGAAAAAGAGGGGTATTAAAATTAGAagatttaattattaaagaagataaaattcaggaaaataaaaataatcaaCGGATAAGTAAGTTTTATGGAGGTGTACGAATAAAAAAGGTTAGTACTGCTGTTGGTAAATCGGATTATATTACACTTACAAGAaatttaaatacaaatttaaaaacagTTGAATATTtagatttaataaaattacccGAACAGGAAcatttgaataataatttgaaatcTCCTGATTTAgattttatagaaaaaaagaaggaaaaaaaagagattgAAATGTATGCACCCAAATGGAAATATCCCCTTCAGATGTttgataaatttatttttaaaaatagaaattttGATTATAATAAATGGGTACCAAACTGTAAAACATTATGTGCAATTGGTTTaccttttcatttaaatgaattttatcTATTACATACATTAATAGATATgtattacaataataaaaattatgatggTGTTTTTGATGTAATGTGTACAAATGAAGATAATttccttatatataataacatattagaattatatacatgtatgtatgaaaaTCATAATAGATATGAATTACTAGCAGCAAACTTaggtattttaaaatttgaataTCTATTTGGAACACAATATTGTTCGGCCAAAAATGATATGTTACCTCCTTATCTTTaccatatatttaaagattTTTATCGATTTAATTCTTTCCCTATTGGGGGTCTAggattaattcattttaaaaatgagaaatatGCTAAAGATTTTTGTGTAACTATAAACAATTACACTTCCCAtctttatgaaaaatatattaaattaattccAGATATTAATGGTTTGAAAGTTTTTCTTGAAGCAACTGTTTATTACCAAGTTCCTGACAGTCTCTTTACACAAATTAATTACAATGAGTTGAATATTGCTCTCAGTAttatacagaaaaatatGGCAGGAGTTATCGGTataattaatgaattaaaaaattattataaacaaaagAATATATGGAATTTGATCTTTGCAAATATAGATCTGcaagaattttataaaaaaaaaatagagccAGGAAATAACATGTCAGATGTCAATGGTAAGGTTAGTGGTAACAATCATATTGGTAATAATATCTCCAAGGATAATAATTGTTATGATACAACACAAGAACTactaaaaagaataaaagaattGCCATTTAgagataatatatttcctaATTTCTTAGTTCGCatatataacacatatattaatagataTTTGATTTCCAACGGTTTTTGCTTACTTGGAAGCCCATATTTAGATGAGGAAGCAGGGCAAAAAGTAgctgattttttaaaaaaattttacttacTAGATTGgttttataatgaaaaagatgaaacatgttatttttatatttttaagccAATAATAAATGCTTTTGCAGTTTTTAGAAGACTTTTTAATGCATCTATAAGCTATTCAGTATGTactctatttttaaaactacCTTTTGGATTAGTTCCAGCTATGTTTATTCAAGCAAATATGAATGTAGGAattttacatgtatacaATGGAAATATTATTCCTAGGATGTATCAAGTtcaattaaatgtaaataggGCAGACTTTAGCTTGTTAccattttttacttatgataattatattagGAGTTTTATAGgtaatcaaaatataaaccaTAACCAACCACCATTTGATGTATATAGTGATTCATCAGCTcagagaaaaaatagaaatatggGAAATTATGATGAACATAATAAAGCGCAAGTTAATTATTTAACAAGGGTATTCAATCAAAGAcctaatgaaaatataaagagcAGCAACAACAAAGTTGAGGAAATTATTAAACTTAGAGGTGATCAAACTAGTGGTGCTCATTATGTTTCACCATGTGTTGCTTTGTTCAATAACCCAAACTATATGAACAAACAAGTAAAAGATGGCATTAACAATAGTAACTTCAACTGTGTACCAAATAATGATATAGTCAATGAAGGAAATAGTCAAAGATGCATGAAACGTACTGACTTATCAGACTTAAGtggaaatgtaaaaaatagagaaagTGTGCATAAGGGCAAAAATTCGGAAAATACGATCATAATTAAAAGTGACGCACGAAGTAATAGCAACAATAGCAGCGTTAATAATGGCTTTCTCAACATTAGCAACCGAAACAATAATAAGCGTAACAATAGCAAGCGCAACACTAGCAACTGCAAGACTAGCAACTGCAACAATAGTAAGCGCAACAATAATAACTTAAAATCAGGAGAAAGGGAAGATGAGTCcataattattaatgaagaaaaaaagtag
- the PmUG01_14027200 gene encoding conserved protein, unknown function: MKLFTSLFLTIFIYFHLIRTSRCEEDFIELHNNYVEGTVKANLNILSECTVYLDSETYMKPKSNGQFLFANVKEGMYNMFVNHPYIEFTRFQVEVKKNITKNNDKIYTVQAYELLSPFEKSNLMVTNIVFEVRRVYDFLVPKKNFYMYNLFKSPIFLIFFFFLILLSVLPQMQKMSEAENEETNQVTYKSNFLDSTK; this comes from the coding sequence ATGAAATTGTTTACTAGCCTTTTTCTcacaatatttatttattttcaccTTATAAGAACTTCAAGATGTGAAGAAGATTTTATTgaattacataataattatgttgAAGGCACGGTTAAAGcgaatttgaatattttgtCTGAATGTACCGTTTATTTAGATTCAGAAACATACATGAAACCAAAAAGCAATGGTCAATTTCTTTTTGCAAATGTGAAGGAAGGAATGTATAACATGTTTGTTAATCATCCTTACATTGAATTTACGAGATTTCAAGtagaagttaaaaaaaacataacaaaaaataatgataaaatatatacagtaCAAGCATATGAACTATTATCACCTTttgaaaaaagtaatttaatGGTGACAAATATTGTTTTTGAGGTGAGGAGAGTATATGATTTCCTTGTTCcgaagaaaaatttttatatgtataatttatttaaaagtcctatctttttaatttttttttttttcttaattttattaagtgTATTACCACAAATGCAAAAAATGTCCGAAGCGGAGAATGAGGAAACCAACCAAGTTACTTATAAATCGAACTTTTTGGACTCTACGAAATGA
- the RAB5b gene encoding ras-related protein Rab-5B, putative yields the protein MGCSSSSQRPNSTKNINVLTSALDQKKKNDTKVKIVLLGDSGVGKSSIALYLCHGRFSDKHQVTIGAAFLQHTIELKNGASMKLHIWDTGGQERFRSMAPLYYRDAYGAVVVYDSNNIESFNSLKYWINEIKSNGSRNCCIMVVANKKDLPQKLNSEMVMKFCEEENVSFIQCSAKTGENINTLFEKIASRIYSRFKEVLYYNDP from the exons atgggATGCTCATCAAGTTCTCAAAGACCTAAttcaacaaaaaatataaatgttttaacaTCAGCTTtagatcaaaaaaaaaaaaatgatacaaAAGTGAAAATAGTTTTATTAGGTGATAGTGGAGTTGGAAAATCAAGTATCGCTTTGTACTTATGTCATGGTCGTTTTTCAGATAAACATCAAGTAACAATTGGTGCCGCGTTTTTGCAGCATACAATTGAGTTGAAAAATG GGGCATCTATGAAACTCCATATATGGGATACTGGAGGACAGGAAAGGTTTCGCTCAATGGCACCCTTATATTATCGGGATGCATATGGAGCAGTTGTCGTTTATGACTCAAA CAATATCGAATCGTTTAACTCTCTAAAGTACTGGATTAACGAAATAAAATCGAACGGGTCGCGAAATTGTTGTATCATGGTTGTTGCAAATAAAAAGGACTTGCCACAAAAACTAAATTCGGAG atGGTAATGAAATTTTGTGAAGAAGAGAATGTTTCCTTTATTCAATGTTCCGCAAAg ACAggagaaaatattaataccttatttgaaaaaatag CAAGTCGTATTTATTCAAGATTTAAAGAAgtgttatattataatgatccgtaa
- the PmUG01_14027400 gene encoding RNA-binding protein, putative: MAFTQLCGVQGAEVPSSIKTFLTKAQHDITLTAADTRIFIKNIKTCVTIDQFKNALEEYGAVQVYFYEPGFNNDGWAWVGFESKEAAERVVEESEKAKELEEENKKNNENNENDENNENNEDNSNAPPNEDNEQDSNSFYAEHEEENVQNEDEDEDEDEDDDY, translated from the coding sequence ATGGCTTTTACACAACTTTGCGGAGTTCAGGGTGCCGAAGTACCATCTTCAATTAAAACCTTTCTCACAAAAGCTCAACATGATATCACTTTAACTGCAGCTGATACcagaatatttataaaaaacataaaaacatGTGTTACGATAGATCAATTTAAAAACGCTTTAGAGGAATATGGCGCTGTAcaagtttatttttatgaaccCGGATTTAATAACGATGGATGGGCTTGGGTTGGATTTGAAAGTAAAGAAGCAGCAGAAAGAGTAGTTGAAGAATCGGAAAAAGCTAAAGAActagaagaagaaaataaaaaaaataatgagaataatgaaaatgatgaaaacaatgaaaataatgaagacAATTCAAACGCACCACCAAATGAAGACAATGAGCAAGACTCAAATAGCTTTTATGCTGAGCATGAAGAAGAAAACGTACAAAACGAAGACGAAGATGAAGACGAGGATGAAGATGatgattattaa